One stretch of Bacillus spongiae DNA includes these proteins:
- the asnS gene encoding asparagine--tRNA ligase, which produces MKTTISEVNKYLGQEVTIGAWLANKRSSGKIAFLQLRDGTGFIQGVVVKSEVEEAIFKQAKSLTQETSLYVKGVVQEDSRSPFGYELQVTGIEVIHEAIDYPITPKEHGTEFLMDHRHLWLRSRRQHAVMKIRNEIIRATYEFFNKEGFVKVDPPILTGSSPEGTTELFHTKYFDEDAFLSQSGQLYMEAAAMALGKVFSFGPTFRAEKSKTRRHLIEFWMIEPEMAFYQFEDNLKVQEEYVSYIVQSVLENCQLELERLGRDTSKLEKIKAPFPRISYDDAIKFLHEKGFDDITWGDDFGAPHETAIAENYDMPVFITHYPTSLKPFYMQPDPDREEVVLCADLIAPEGYGEIIGGSERVHDVNLIKERVKEHGLETDAYKWYLELREYGSVPHSGFGLGLERTVAWLSGVEHVRETIPFPRLLNRIYP; this is translated from the coding sequence TTGAAAACAACGATAAGTGAAGTAAATAAATATTTGGGACAAGAAGTGACCATTGGTGCCTGGCTTGCTAATAAACGTTCTAGTGGAAAAATTGCTTTTTTACAGTTACGTGATGGAACAGGCTTCATTCAAGGTGTTGTTGTGAAAAGTGAAGTAGAAGAAGCAATATTTAAGCAAGCAAAATCTTTAACACAGGAAACATCTTTATATGTAAAAGGTGTTGTACAGGAGGATTCTCGTTCTCCTTTCGGGTACGAACTACAAGTGACAGGAATTGAAGTAATTCATGAAGCGATTGATTACCCGATTACGCCAAAAGAACATGGAACTGAATTTCTAATGGATCATCGTCATCTTTGGTTACGCTCAAGACGTCAGCATGCGGTTATGAAAATTCGTAATGAAATCATTCGTGCAACATATGAATTTTTTAATAAAGAAGGTTTCGTAAAGGTAGATCCACCAATTTTAACGGGTAGTTCTCCAGAAGGAACAACAGAACTTTTCCACACAAAGTACTTTGATGAAGATGCGTTCTTATCTCAAAGCGGACAGTTATACATGGAAGCAGCAGCGATGGCTTTAGGAAAGGTGTTTTCTTTTGGGCCGACCTTCCGCGCTGAAAAATCAAAAACTCGTCGTCATCTAATTGAATTTTGGATGATTGAGCCGGAAATGGCATTTTATCAATTTGAAGATAACTTAAAGGTTCAGGAAGAGTATGTTTCTTATATCGTTCAATCCGTTCTAGAGAATTGCCAATTAGAATTAGAACGACTTGGCAGAGACACGTCAAAGCTTGAAAAAATTAAAGCGCCATTTCCTCGTATTTCATATGATGATGCTATTAAATTTTTACATGAAAAAGGTTTTGATGATATAACATGGGGAGATGATTTTGGGGCTCCACACGAAACAGCTATAGCAGAAAATTACGATATGCCTGTGTTTATCACTCATTATCCAACAAGCCTAAAACCTTTTTATATGCAGCCAGACCCTGACCGGGAAGAGGTTGTATTGTGTGCAGATTTAATTGCACCAGAAGGCTATGGGGAGATCATTGGTGGATCTGAACGTGTTCATGATGTTAACCTCATAAAAGAACGTGTGAAAGAGCATGGTTTAGAAACAGATGCTTACAAATGGTATTTAGAACTACGTGAATATGGTTCTGTCCCACACTCAGGTTTCGGTTTAGGGCTAGAAAGAACCGTTGCATGGTTAAGTGGCGTTGAACATGTTCGAGAAACGATTCCATTCCCACGTCTGTTAAATCGTATATATCCTTAA
- a CDS encoding YpoC family protein, with protein sequence MDIIIPNELVHPVFYSQNTHVFLREEDLSHLASPHYFYYELVYYSGEKYEDSFPWQDPKPYLKEMVDDWSTLQETISNQIKQGEKVLDNHMKKGISFLFMLVFWSNKTPVILDNWQKHMESLEIKAFNLCERVEFILLRPTSYHSFIQLGELIKEQYKHAVKHFVIEKR encoded by the coding sequence ATGGATATAATCATTCCCAACGAATTAGTTCACCCTGTATTTTACAGTCAAAACACCCATGTTTTTCTACGAGAAGAAGACCTTTCACACCTTGCCTCTCCTCATTATTTTTATTATGAATTAGTGTATTATTCAGGGGAAAAGTACGAAGATTCTTTTCCGTGGCAAGATCCAAAGCCTTACTTAAAAGAAATGGTAGACGACTGGAGTACGCTTCAAGAAACAATTTCCAATCAAATTAAGCAAGGTGAAAAAGTTTTGGATAATCATATGAAAAAAGGGATTTCATTCTTGTTTATGCTTGTTTTTTGGAGTAATAAAACGCCTGTTATACTAGATAATTGGCAAAAGCATATGGAATCGTTAGAAATAAAAGCATTTAATCTTTGTGAAAGAGTAGAGTTTATTTTATTAAGACCTACATCATACCATTCTTTTATTCAACTTGGTGAGTTAATAAAAGAGCAGTATAAACATGCAGTAAAGCATTTTGTAATAGAAAAAAGATAA
- a CDS encoding DUF2515 family protein, whose amino-acid sequence MRKWDYVLPLLQNVPPKEEERVIIEKINDMTAHHNKDNISRTKAYEAFFYLHPEIRWSFLASMVSRNAGWNMTDLESPIFCKLLPKRKRIELFQTYEKANWTIFSDAFPQLLVYHYSTLCRQKKFHFLRNFFVSEFMISEWEVYWERKLNNRLLYSLIVNEQNIIEEPLIKHPAYKRNVFKTPVYRLQELLHLSSVIFPTRDGELFGGSVVNFTKLQERVQFGKKLALLLFEPVHFEKFLDFSLHQDHTGSRTDYEKYLSKKPLYTTPWLRLSYPIISHHVHEKEDWSQKRGPTPGWEKSVAPFKQPNLTEWFFYQRKKLEWFKRIWEFLHG is encoded by the coding sequence ATGCGAAAATGGGACTATGTTCTTCCTCTTTTGCAGAATGTACCTCCAAAAGAGGAGGAAAGGGTCATCATTGAAAAAATCAATGATATGACGGCCCACCATAATAAAGATAATATTTCGAGAACAAAAGCATATGAAGCTTTTTTTTATCTCCACCCAGAAATTCGTTGGTCGTTTTTAGCCTCCATGGTTTCTAGAAACGCGGGGTGGAATATGACAGACCTCGAAAGTCCAATATTTTGTAAGTTATTACCGAAAAGAAAGCGGATAGAGTTGTTTCAAACTTATGAAAAAGCAAACTGGACTATTTTTTCTGATGCTTTCCCACAACTACTTGTCTACCATTATTCGACGTTATGTAGGCAAAAAAAGTTTCATTTTTTAAGAAATTTTTTTGTTTCTGAGTTTATGATCAGTGAATGGGAAGTCTATTGGGAAAGAAAACTTAATAACAGGCTTTTATATTCTTTAATCGTAAATGAACAAAATATAATAGAAGAGCCCTTAATAAAGCACCCCGCATATAAGCGAAATGTATTCAAAACTCCTGTCTATCGACTTCAAGAATTATTACATTTAAGCTCGGTCATTTTTCCGACAAGAGATGGTGAGTTATTTGGAGGAAGCGTGGTCAACTTTACAAAATTACAAGAAAGAGTGCAATTTGGTAAGAAACTAGCACTATTGTTATTTGAGCCCGTGCATTTTGAAAAGTTTTTAGATTTTAGTTTACATCAGGATCACACGGGTTCTCGTACAGATTATGAAAAATACTTATCCAAGAAACCACTTTATACAACTCCATGGCTTCGGCTTTCATATCCAATAATTTCACATCACGTTCACGAAAAAGAGGATTGGTCTCAAAAGCGAGGACCAACGCCTGGTTGGGAAAAAAGCGTAGCTCCCTTTAAGCAACCTAATCTCACTGAGTGGTTTTTTTATCAAAGAAAAAAATTGGAGTGGTTTAAGCGAATCTGGGAATTTTTACACGGATAA
- the nth gene encoding endonuclease III, whose amino-acid sequence MLNKKQISFCFEEMKQMYPNAHCELVHDNPFELVIAVALSAQCTDALVNKVTKSLFEKYKTPQDYLAVSLEELQMDIRSIGLYRNKAKNIQTLCRQLLEDFNGEVPRTREELVSLAGVGRKTANVVQSVAFGIPALAVDTHVERVSKRLGICRWKDSVLEVEKTLMKKIPKEEWSETHHRLIFFGRYHCKAQKPQCEVCPLLTLCREGKKRMKNKRT is encoded by the coding sequence ATGTTAAATAAGAAACAAATCAGCTTTTGCTTCGAAGAAATGAAGCAGATGTATCCAAATGCACATTGCGAATTGGTTCATGACAATCCCTTTGAACTAGTTATCGCTGTGGCACTTTCAGCTCAATGCACAGACGCATTAGTTAATAAAGTAACCAAAAGCTTGTTTGAAAAATATAAAACACCGCAAGACTATCTTGCAGTATCACTCGAAGAACTCCAAATGGATATACGATCAATAGGGCTTTATCGTAACAAAGCGAAAAACATTCAAACATTATGTCGCCAGCTGCTTGAAGATTTCAATGGAGAAGTTCCGAGAACGAGAGAAGAGTTAGTTTCATTAGCGGGGGTAGGTAGGAAGACTGCCAATGTAGTTCAATCAGTTGCTTTTGGTATTCCTGCATTAGCAGTAGATACTCATGTTGAAAGAGTGAGTAAACGATTGGGGATTTGTCGATGGAAGGATTCGGTTCTAGAAGTTGAGAAAACGCTAATGAAGAAAATACCAAAGGAAGAATGGTCTGAAACACACCATCGTTTAATATTCTTTGGACGTTACCACTGTAAGGCTCAAAAACCACAATGTGAAGTTTGTCCGTTACTTACCTTATGTCGTGAAGGAAAAAAAAGAATGAAAAATAAACGTACGTAA
- the yppF gene encoding YppF family protein, with amino-acid sequence MVNVQELKERFIQRRQYHTENVNDLLDFTKNIYISNEITLKDYSMLIQELEQNGALIPFDHDTSNIKKF; translated from the coding sequence ATGGTGAATGTTCAAGAGTTAAAAGAAAGGTTTATTCAGAGACGTCAATATCATACAGAAAACGTTAACGATTTATTAGACTTTACTAAGAACATTTATATCTCTAACGAGATCACATTAAAAGATTATTCGATGCTCATTCAAGAACTTGAACAGAACGGTGCACTTATTCCATTTGATCATGATACTTCAAATATTAAAAAATTTTAA
- the recU gene encoding Holliday junction resolvase RecU, which translates to MNFKYPNGKRYEPTERDKQHRIKSTKNKNHSYSNRGMTLEEDLNDTNAYYLDRNIAVIHKKPTPVQIVQVDYPRRSAAVIKEAYFKQASTTDYNGVFKGIYIDFEAKETKNQTSFPLANFHTHQIEHMKTVVQQNGIAFVILRFSSSEEIFLLPFPTLHYYWNRMVNGGRKSITKDEIVNNGFPIPVGLQPRLDYLKIVEKLTFKLNEPFID; encoded by the coding sequence TTGAACTTTAAGTATCCGAATGGAAAACGATACGAACCCACGGAAAGGGATAAGCAGCATAGAATCAAAAGCACTAAAAATAAAAACCACTCTTATAGCAACCGCGGAATGACGTTGGAAGAAGACTTAAATGATACCAACGCCTATTATCTTGATCGAAATATAGCTGTCATTCATAAAAAGCCTACTCCTGTTCAAATTGTACAGGTTGATTACCCTAGACGTAGTGCCGCAGTCATTAAAGAAGCCTATTTTAAACAAGCTTCCACGACAGATTATAATGGGGTATTCAAGGGAATCTATATTGACTTTGAAGCAAAAGAAACGAAAAATCAAACCTCTTTTCCATTAGCCAATTTTCACACTCATCAAATTGAGCATATGAAAACAGTCGTGCAACAAAACGGAATTGCGTTTGTCATTTTACGTTTTTCTTCTTCTGAGGAAATTTTCTTGCTTCCGTTCCCTACCTTGCACTATTATTGGAATAGGATGGTAAATGGTGGAAGGAAGTCTATTACGAAGGATGAAATCGTCAATAATGGCTTTCCTATACCTGTTGGCTTGCAACCACGGCTTGATTATCTTAAAATTGTTGAAAAATTAACATTTAAATTAAATGAACCTTTTATTGATTGA
- a CDS encoding pyridoxal phosphate-dependent aminotransferase, with protein sequence MKWELADRVSALTPSTTLAITAKAKEMKAQGIDVIGLGAGEPDFNTPEHIIQAAYQSMTEGQTKYTPSSGLNELKMAIVAKLKKDQELEYQPANVIVTSGAKHALYTLFQVLLNEGDEVIVPTPYWVSYPEQVKLAGGVPVSVEGKEENSFKVTPEQLRKAISEKTKALIINSPSNPTGMIYTSEELQALGEVCLEHNILIVSDEIYEKLVYNGATHTSIAQLSNELKEQTIIINGVSKSHSMTGWRIGYAVGNEKLIKAMTNLASHSTSNPTTPSQFGSIAAYNGTQEPVEIMRQSFEHRLLNIFSKLTSIPGVTCEKPQGAFYLFPNVKEAATLTGFVNVDDFTKALLVEAKVAVIPGSGFGSEDNIRLSYATSLDLLEEAIRRMDAFVHEKMAK encoded by the coding sequence ATGAAATGGGAGCTTGCAGATAGAGTTAGTGCATTAACACCTTCAACGACGCTAGCCATAACGGCTAAGGCAAAGGAGATGAAGGCTCAAGGAATTGATGTGATTGGTTTGGGTGCAGGAGAGCCAGATTTTAATACGCCTGAGCATATTATACAAGCTGCGTATCAATCGATGACGGAAGGTCAAACGAAATATACTCCTTCTAGTGGATTAAATGAACTAAAAATGGCGATTGTAGCAAAATTAAAAAAGGACCAAGAATTAGAGTATCAACCTGCCAATGTGATTGTTACGAGTGGAGCTAAGCATGCATTATATACGTTATTTCAAGTATTGCTAAACGAAGGGGACGAGGTTATTGTTCCTACGCCATATTGGGTAAGTTACCCTGAACAGGTGAAATTAGCTGGAGGGGTGCCAGTATCGGTTGAAGGAAAAGAGGAGAATTCATTCAAAGTTACCCCTGAGCAACTTCGAAAAGCGATTAGTGAAAAAACAAAGGCATTAATTATCAACTCACCGAGCAATCCGACTGGTATGATATATACATCAGAAGAGTTACAGGCATTGGGAGAGGTTTGTTTAGAGCATAATATTCTCATTGTATCTGACGAAATTTATGAAAAATTAGTCTACAATGGTGCAACTCATACTTCTATTGCGCAACTTTCAAATGAGTTAAAGGAACAAACCATTATTATTAATGGTGTCTCCAAGTCACATTCGATGACAGGATGGAGAATCGGCTATGCTGTTGGTAATGAGAAATTAATTAAAGCAATGACAAACTTAGCTAGCCATTCCACTTCAAACCCAACGACACCGTCTCAATTTGGCAGTATTGCAGCATACAATGGTACACAAGAGCCAGTAGAAATAATGAGACAGTCGTTTGAACATCGATTATTGAACATCTTTAGTAAATTAACTTCAATTCCAGGAGTTACATGTGAAAAGCCACAGGGAGCTTTTTATCTGTTCCCTAATGTGAAAGAAGCGGCAACACTAACTGGATTTGTAAATGTTGATGATTTTACTAAAGCACTATTAGTAGAAGCAAAGGTTGCCGTTATTCCTGGATCGGGCTTTGGATCAGAAGATAATATACGTCTTTCCTATGCTACTTCCTTAGACTTATTAGAAGAGGCTATTCGTCGAATGGATGCCTTTGTTCATGAAAAAATGGCAAAATAA
- a CDS encoding PBP1A family penicillin-binding protein, translating into MAGDYKTREERRKIQQSSKKKTKNKRSIFKKIFLFAFLFGLVGLLTGGGLFAYYVSKAPSLDEAILKDTISSEIYDMNGELVTKIGSSENRKYVEFDEIPDTVVDAIIATEDSRFFEHFGIDPIRLGGAVIANVTRGFGSEGASTITQQVVKNYFFSSDKTLERKAQEAWLALQLEQEYTKEQIFEMYVNKILMGGRIYGIATASEYYYGKELSELELHEAAQLAGMPQSPNNYNPFVYPEEAQERRDIVLQLMNQHGKISEEEMNKAMEIDVKETLVQEEERLTAEEENFDNFIFMVIEDVEKQGYDLSDGLKIYTTLDTDAQTYVNKVLTNEEMATYVDREELYTTVQSGVSLLDTQTGAIRAVGSRSGQEDVEWGYNFATQASLQPGSAIKPLLDYAPAIEFLNWSTYHIIDDAPYEGPNDWTPYNWDNKFKGPITTREAIWDSRNIPAIKAYKEVGADNAKEFINRLGIDMREYFESAAIGGVEGTSEMKTSPLQMAGAYAAFGSGGIYNKPHSITRIEFRDGSEVDLKPEPVIAMKDYTAYMITDMLKSVVEHPGGSGNSTRISGLPLVGKSGTTNFDEDQLDKFGFSSKDAPDSWFVGYTSNYTLSVWVGYDDKTGYLTPEERREITQKGIFKNIMSHVSEGVETADFKKPASVVESPVEIGTNPAKLPSDHTPSDKITYELFVKGTQPTSTSSLYDKLDAPENLEIKEKKDNTIELKWKYGKSKKDIEFIILSSMDGGPLTEIAKTTKKSVTIDNLQPGSQYQFQVLAVSDLQESEPASISYELPGVEEEPIEDPLDDLLDDLLDGDTDTDEGTENDGTEGEGGSPDDETGNPDSETGDTTEEPLDDNLLDPNDGNITSP; encoded by the coding sequence ATGGCTGGTGACTATAAAACCAGAGAAGAACGACGTAAAATCCAGCAATCGTCTAAGAAAAAAACAAAGAATAAGCGATCTATTTTTAAGAAGATATTTTTATTCGCTTTTCTTTTTGGATTAGTTGGCTTATTAACTGGAGGAGGCTTATTCGCTTACTATGTAAGTAAAGCACCTTCATTAGATGAAGCAATATTAAAAGACACCATTTCGTCTGAAATTTACGATATGAATGGTGAACTCGTCACCAAAATAGGCTCTTCAGAAAATCGGAAATATGTTGAGTTTGATGAAATTCCTGACACGGTAGTAGACGCGATTATTGCGACAGAGGACTCTCGTTTCTTCGAACATTTTGGTATCGATCCAATTCGTTTAGGCGGTGCGGTCATTGCGAACGTTACCCGTGGATTTGGTTCTGAAGGAGCGTCTACTATTACGCAACAAGTGGTAAAAAACTACTTCTTTAGCTCAGATAAAACATTGGAACGTAAAGCGCAGGAAGCCTGGTTAGCGCTACAGCTAGAACAAGAGTACACAAAAGAACAAATCTTTGAAATGTATGTTAATAAAATTTTAATGGGCGGTCGTATTTACGGAATTGCAACAGCCTCTGAATATTATTATGGCAAAGAATTAAGCGAGCTTGAGCTTCATGAGGCAGCGCAGCTTGCAGGGATGCCGCAAAGTCCGAATAACTATAACCCTTTTGTATATCCAGAAGAGGCACAAGAGCGACGCGATATCGTCTTACAACTAATGAATCAACATGGTAAAATTTCTGAAGAAGAAATGAATAAAGCGATGGAAATAGACGTAAAGGAAACTCTCGTTCAAGAAGAAGAGCGACTTACGGCAGAGGAAGAAAACTTTGATAACTTTATCTTTATGGTAATCGAAGACGTTGAAAAGCAAGGCTATGACCTTTCAGATGGATTAAAAATCTATACAACATTGGATACTGATGCTCAAACGTATGTTAATAAAGTGCTAACAAATGAAGAAATGGCCACATATGTAGATCGTGAAGAATTGTATACGACCGTTCAATCGGGAGTTTCATTATTAGATACTCAAACAGGTGCCATAAGAGCCGTTGGAAGCCGCAGCGGACAGGAAGACGTTGAATGGGGCTATAATTTCGCCACCCAAGCGAGCCTTCAGCCTGGTTCAGCTATTAAACCTTTGCTCGATTACGCACCTGCGATCGAATTTTTAAATTGGTCAACATACCATATCATTGATGATGCCCCGTACGAAGGACCAAACGATTGGACGCCATACAACTGGGATAATAAATTTAAAGGGCCGATCACAACAAGAGAAGCGATTTGGGATTCACGAAATATACCAGCTATTAAAGCGTACAAGGAAGTTGGCGCTGACAACGCAAAAGAATTTATTAACCGACTAGGAATTGATATGAGAGAATACTTTGAGAGTGCTGCTATTGGTGGCGTTGAAGGGACAAGCGAGATGAAAACAAGTCCTTTACAGATGGCAGGGGCTTACGCAGCATTTGGAAGCGGTGGAATCTATAATAAACCACACTCTATTACTCGTATTGAGTTTCGAGATGGGTCAGAAGTTGACCTGAAACCAGAGCCGGTGATTGCCATGAAGGATTACACGGCGTATATGATTACTGATATGCTAAAAAGTGTTGTTGAACATCCAGGAGGATCTGGAAATTCTACTAGGATTTCAGGTTTACCTTTAGTAGGTAAGTCCGGTACGACAAATTTTGATGAAGATCAACTTGATAAATTTGGATTTAGCAGTAAAGATGCACCAGATTCTTGGTTTGTTGGGTACACGTCCAACTACACCCTCTCGGTATGGGTCGGCTATGATGATAAAACAGGCTACTTAACCCCTGAGGAAAGAAGAGAGATTACTCAAAAGGGAATATTCAAAAATATAATGAGCCATGTTTCAGAAGGTGTAGAGACAGCCGATTTTAAAAAGCCTGCGTCCGTTGTCGAATCTCCCGTTGAAATTGGAACAAACCCTGCGAAGCTACCGAGTGATCACACTCCGAGCGATAAGATCACGTACGAATTATTCGTTAAAGGAACGCAGCCTACATCAACATCTTCTTTATACGATAAGCTTGACGCTCCTGAAAATCTAGAAATAAAGGAGAAGAAAGATAACACAATCGAATTAAAATGGAAATATGGTAAGTCAAAGAAGGATATTGAGTTTATCATCTTAAGCTCAATGGATGGTGGTCCATTAACGGAAATAGCCAAAACGACTAAGAAGTCAGTAACCATCGATAATCTTCAACCAGGTAGTCAATATCAATTCCAAGTATTAGCTGTTTCAGATCTACAAGAAAGTGAACCTGCTTCGATTTCATATGAGCTACCAGGTGTAGAAGAGGAACCTATTGAAGACCCGCTTGACGATTTACTTGATGACTTGCTTGATGGAGATACTGATACCGATGAAGGAACGGAGAATGATGGCACGGAAGGAGAAGGTGGTAGCCCTGATGATGAGACAGGCAATCCAGACTCAGAAACGGGAGATACTACTGAGGAACCTTTAGATGATAATCTTCTAGATCCTAATGATGGTAACATCACTTCTCCTTAA
- a CDS encoding DnaD domain-containing protein encodes MEYKQLFLTWLEEGSIQLPQMLLSHYSKLSLSETELVLLMQIMAFQQKGIKFPTPEQLAEKMTISSESSVAILRRLLQKNLLAIQEETSKDGIRYEQYSLQPLWETLINKMEQENNSLTVQQTILDEGDLYKAFEQEFGRALSPIEVETLSMWIDQDEQNTMIIKEALKEAVISGKLNFRYIDRILFEWKKKGVKTIEQARSHSEQFRQKQIKPEKMNSSRNNNVPFYNWLEQ; translated from the coding sequence ATGGAATATAAACAGTTGTTCCTTACTTGGCTTGAAGAGGGGAGCATACAACTTCCGCAAATGCTTCTTTCACATTATTCAAAATTAAGCCTTTCTGAAACTGAACTAGTATTACTTATGCAAATAATGGCCTTTCAACAAAAAGGCATTAAGTTTCCAACTCCAGAACAATTAGCAGAAAAAATGACTATCTCATCTGAGTCAAGCGTGGCCATTCTTCGTCGGTTGTTACAAAAAAACCTGCTTGCTATTCAAGAGGAAACATCCAAAGACGGTATTCGTTACGAACAATATTCATTACAGCCACTTTGGGAGACCTTGATAAACAAAATGGAACAAGAAAATAATTCATTAACTGTTCAACAAACTATATTAGATGAGGGAGATTTATACAAAGCCTTTGAACAAGAATTTGGACGAGCTTTGTCGCCAATTGAAGTTGAAACGTTATCTATGTGGATTGACCAGGATGAGCAAAACACAATGATCATTAAGGAGGCATTAAAAGAAGCCGTAATATCCGGAAAACTAAATTTCCGCTATATTGATCGGATCCTTTTTGAATGGAAGAAAAAAGGCGTGAAAACGATTGAGCAAGCTAGATCTCATAGTGAACAATTTCGTCAAAAACAGATTAAACCAGAAAAAATGAATTCGTCTCGAAATAATAACGTTCCATTTTATAATTGGCTGGAGCAGTAA
- a CDS encoding YppE family protein gives MNNLLQLTEELIHYNEELKEIYDSKRASGDKGDFYNEVKPYADKVRDVLNKWEQASLEWIKKAQPKYIHRMQIQQTLDNVELVSVQAFYPETSYNRFQSYHQSIHYNLQTIKNELTKSV, from the coding sequence TTGAACAACTTACTTCAGTTAACAGAGGAACTGATTCATTATAATGAAGAATTAAAAGAAATTTATGATTCAAAGAGGGCTAGTGGGGATAAAGGAGACTTTTATAATGAGGTAAAACCCTACGCGGACAAAGTAAGGGACGTATTAAATAAATGGGAACAGGCTTCACTTGAATGGATTAAAAAGGCTCAGCCTAAGTACATACATCGAATGCAAATACAACAAACACTTGATAATGTAGAACTGGTTTCCGTCCAAGCGTTTTATCCAGAAACAAGCTATAATCGTTTTCAAAGTTATCACCAATCCATTCACTATAATTTACAAACCATAAAGAATGAATTAACGAAAAGTGTATGA